One part of the Lotus japonicus ecotype B-129 chromosome 2, LjGifu_v1.2 genome encodes these proteins:
- the LOC130739662 gene encoding ruBisCO large subunit-binding protein subunit beta, chloroplastic encodes MACSPSSISAFSFSTPSSLPRQRASTSSVLIPRAMSKGLYFNHDGSTTKKLLAGVDMVAELLGVTLGPKGRNVVLPNKYGPPKIVNDGETVLKEIELEDPLENLGVKLVRQAGAKTNNLAGDGSTTSVILAHGLITEGTKVIAAGMNPVQIARGIEKTAKALVSELMLMSREVEDHELRDVAAVSAGNDYAVGNMISEALHQVGRRGVVTIEKGKSTENTLEIVEGMQFDRGYLSPHFVTDKGKMTVEFQNCKLLLVDKKITNAKELLNILKISWREKYPLVIVSEGIEEEALAPVLKNKLNGSLKVAAIKAPAFGERKTHYLEDIAILTGGTVIREDMGFTLAKASTGMLGSATKIVITQNSTLIVTDGSTRVAVEKRVYQLRRLVENTVENFQKKILNERIARLSGGIAILQVGALTEVELKDKQLRIEDALNATKAAIEEGVVVGGGCSLLRLSKKMDSIKELLDNEEQKIGAEIFKRALSYPTRKIAKNAGVNGNVVIDKVLSDDNMNFGYNAASDCYEDLMKAGIMDPAKVVRCCIEHSASVAKAFLTSNAAVIDLVQFEPIPRGKPMATSGLGGPIGSE; translated from the exons ATGGCATGTTCTCCATCATCTATATCTGCATTCTCATTCTCCACTCCATCATCACTTCCTAGACAACGAGCTTCTACTTCTTCTGTTCTAATCCCCAGAGCTATGTCCAAAGGCCTATACTTCAACCATGATGGTTCTACTACAAAGAAACTTCTT GCAGGGGTGGACATGGTGGCAGAGCTTCTTGGTGTCACATTGGGTCCCAAGGGGAGAAATGTTGTGCTGCCAAACAAGTATGGGCCACCCAAGATTGTAAATGATGGAGAAACTGTTCTCAAAGAG ATTGAATTGGAAGATCCTCTTGAGAATCTTGGAGTAAAATTGGTGAGACAAGCTGGTGCAAAAACCAATAACCTAGCTGGTGATGGTTCAACTACATCTGTTATTCTTGCCCATGGCTTAATCACAGAGGGGACAAAG GTTATTGCAGCTGGAATGAATCCTGTTCAAATTGCTCGTGGGATTGAGAAGACGGCAAaagcacttgtttctgaactCATGTTGATGTCTAGAGAA GTTGAGGACCATGAGCTTAGAGATGTTGCAGCAGTCAGTGCTGGGAATGATTATGCAGTAGGAAACATGATTTCTGAGGCTCTTCATCAAGTAGGCAGGAGGGGAGTAGTTACAATAGAAAAAGGAAAGAGCACTGAGAATACTCTGGAGATTGTAGAAGGAATGCAATTTGATCGCGGATATCTGTCCCCACACTTTGTCACGGATAAAGGAAAGATGACAGTGGAATTTCAAAACTGCAAG CTGCTTTTGGTGGACAAGAAAATCACAAACGCGAAGGAGCTGCTTAATATATTGAAAATTTCCTGGAGAGAGAAGTATCCACTTGTGATAGTTTCAGAGGGCATTGAGGAGGAAGCTCTGGCTccagttcttaaaaataagctCAACGGCTCGCTTAAGGTAGCAGCCATTAAGGCTCCTGCGTTCGGTGAACGCAAGACCCACTACTTAGAAGACATTGCCATCTTGACTGGAG GTACTGTAATCAGAGAAGACATGGGTTTCACCCTGGCAAAGGCTAGCACAGGTATGCTGGGTTCTGCTACAAAGATTGTCATCACACAGAATTCGACCCTAATAGTCACTGATGGGAGTACTCGAGTAGCTGTTGAGAAGAGGGTTTATCAACTTAGGAGGCTTGTTGAG AATACTGTAGAAAATTTCCAAAAGAAGATATTGAATGAAAGGATAGCAAGATTATCAGGGGGCATTGCCATTCTTCAG GTAGGAGCACTAACAGAagttgagttgaaggataagcAATTAAGAATAGAAGATGCATTGAATGCAACCAAg GCAGCAATTGAGGAAGGTGTAGTAGTTGGTGGTGGCTGCAGCCTTTTAAGGCTATCCAAGAAGATGGATAGCATAAAAGAACTCCTGGACAATGAAGAGCAAAAA ATTGGAGCTGAAATCTTCAAAAGAGCTTTGAGCTATCCTACTAGAAAGATAGCGAAAAATGCTGGTGTGAATGGCAATGTCGTCATAGATAAG GTTTTATCAGACGATAACATGAATTTTGGTTACAATGCTGCGAGCGACTGTTATGAGGATCTCATGAAAGCTGGGATcatggatccagcaaag GTAGTTAGGTGTTGTATAGAGCATTCGGCTTCTGTGGCGAAGGCATTTCTAACATCTAATGCTGCTGTGATTGACCTCGTGCAATTTGAGCCCATACCAAGGGGAAAGCCCATGGCTACCTCAG GTTTAGGAGGACCAATTGGGTCTGAATAA
- the LOC130735690 gene encoding phytosulfokines-like encodes MARWYTIFIISVLLLSASEGRSLLSSTSPDSSSERPVSSSHITASLDQTWLNGDGDACKGLDKTQCVVKRTMVAHTDYVYTQDINGP; translated from the exons ATGGCAAGGTGGTACACAATCTTCATTATCTCTGTTCTTCTTCTCTCAGCTTCTGAAGGAAGGTCCTTGTTAAGTTCCACTAGTCCAGATTCTTCTTCTGAGAGACCTGTTTCTTCTTCCCATATAACAGCTTCACTT GATCAGACATGGCTcaatggtgatggtgatgcTTGCAAGGGACTAGACAAGACTCAGTGTGTGGTTAAAAGAACAATGGTTGCTCACACGGATTATGTCTATACACAGGATATCAACGGGCCTTGA
- the LOC130739663 gene encoding uncharacterized protein LOC130739663, with amino-acid sequence MAGGPRRGGRGRQRRGNDKGKEPVGEQSTREGKGKEPVVQEPVEGEGKEPVLEGWQLFGADDIPNHFRFRPTVVSKLTLIIWHKGHFVFEPTCAYVEGESEILPGWDPDQINSIEVDKIVTAHLGYASYKCLWYRAPTLGLFDGRKPLRDDGDVHQFLSDVKGFSEVEFYVEHLEETGVQTGELQKGTQIFVEDIDSETESAFVSVAREAEAEIDSLARGVSEVRAVSEVVSEESVVHEGVSEKRVLPEGVREEVVVHGGVSEQRTVSEVVSEQGVQQNIVSLTGEHISDDDSLDDDYEALSGEEESDDVSLDDSDFDERWEWTTVLPTGDVEAVTSLLGSQNPNSTNYDSFEDEYGDSSDLDTPPGSDSDTEERPKFPKFKQKEDDSEVRFEVGQIFSSAALLKNAVKDYALQNKKNVYLEKNDPKRVVVKCTEECVFYLRASKYKQNTYFQIVTLYEEHTCVRTSKNRQAKTKWIAKKFVSMLRHTPSLKVGALVEEAKIRWGVVLSRFQAYRAKVTALEMIQGAVLEQYRHLRSFGEELLRSNPGSTVKIKSVVGAGNPVFERIYICFAACKRAFATCCRPLIGLDGCFLKGLYGGQLLAAVGKDGNNQMIPIAFAVVEAETKDSWAWFVHLLVDDLSSVSPNAWAFISDQQKGLVPTLQELDPNVEHRLCVKHLYGNWRKKYPGQEMKGALWAAARASTGPEFERAMDHMKTLNEEAWKDMMEVPAKMWSRLAFSTNTVCDLQVNNMCEAFNRAILEWRDKPIITLIEGLKYYITNRIVKQRELMLKYRGAICPMIQQKLEVNKQKADNWIPMWNGDGGYTLFEVSRSQTDKHSVNLATKTCSCRRWDLSGIPCCHAITCMWHNHVAPEEYVHPCYSKQNFLATYDHIILPSNGPKLWPISRYPPLDPPFMRRAPGRPKKQRRKTNDEPRDPNRLRRYQTTIQCRRCGEPRHNKRTCTGKQAADKAIPVGGNKDNSQMLHPEQRASGSGSAQARNDGAVETGEQEQLLTTRRRTRRASGSGANQQGNDAAVETGAQQRGVTTTKRTTRASGIGAASEGNGVAVDTNAHEAAPTRRRPPRASRRRQPQGEASQAAQPVQNHQPIQPQQPVQAPYILTQCSQTASSITTHAPGVASGSQGTGRPGKKQKLVVLG; translated from the exons ATGGCTGGTGGTCCCAGGCGTGGAGGTAGAGGGCGACAACGACGAGGCAACGACAAGGGAAAGGAGCCTGTCGGTGAACAAAGCACACGTGAGGGGAAGGGAAAAGAGCCTGTCGTTCAAGAACCTGTCGAGGGAGAAGGAAAGGAGCCCGTCCTCGAAGGGTGGCAGTTGTTTGGAGCCGACGATATTCCAAACCATTTCCGATTTAG GCCTACTGTTGTGAGTAAATTGACATTGATTATTTGGCATAAAGGTCATTTTGTGTTTGAGCCTACATGTGCGTATGTTGAAGGGGAGTCTGAAATATTGCCAGGTTGGGATCCAgatcaaataaattcaatagAAGTAGACAAGATAGTGACAGCACATTTAGGGTATGCTTCATATAAGTGTTTGTGGTATAGGGCTCCTACTTTAGGGTTGTTTGATGGCCGCAAACCACTTAGGGATGATGGAGATGTTCATCAATTTCTGAGTGATGTCAAGGGTTTCTCTGAAGTTGAGTTTTATGTTGAGCACTTGGAAGAAACTGGAGTACAAACTGGTGAATTGCAGAAAGGGACACAGATATTTGTGGAGGACATTGACTCTGAAACAGAGTCTGCTTTTGTGAGTGTAGCAAGGGAGGCAGAGGCTGAGATTGACAGTCTTGCAAGGGGGGTGAGTGAGGTAAGGGCGGTGTCTGAAGTTGTGAGTGAAGAGAGTGTGGTGCACGAGGGTGTGAGTGAAAAGAGAGTGTTGCCTGAGGGTGTGAGAGAGGAGGTTGTGGTGCATGGGGGTGTGAGTGAACAGAGGACTGTGTCTGAGGTTGTGAGTGAACAGGGGGTACAACAAAATATTGTTAGCCTGACTGGGGAGCACATATCAGATGATGACAGCTTGGATGATGATTATGAAGCACTGAGTGGGGAAGAAGAATCTGATGATGTGAGCCTTGATGACTCAGACTTTGATGAGAGATGGGAGTGGACTACTGTTTTGCCAACTGGAGATGTTGAAGCTGTAACTAGTTTGCTTGGTTCACAAAACCCCAATTCTACCAACTATGATAGTTTTGAAGATGAGTATGGAGACTCTTCAGACCTAGATACTCCACCTGGAAGTGATTCAGATACTGAGGAGAGACCCAAATTTCCTAAGTTCAAGCAAAAGGAAGATGATTCTGAAGTCAGGTTTGAGGTAGGTCAGATATTTAGTTCTGCTGCTCTTCTTAAGAATGCAGTGAAGGATTATGCCTTGCAGAATAAGAAGAATgtttatttggaaaaaaatgaTCCAAAAAGGGTTGTAGTTAAATGTACTGAGGAATGTGTATTCTATCTTAGGGCATCTAAGTACAAGCAGAACACATACTTTCAGATTGTCACATTATATGAGGAGCATACATGTGTAAGGACCAGCAAGAATAGGCAAGCTAAGACCAAGTGGATAGCAAAGAAGTTTGTGTCTATGCTAAGACACACACCTTCCTTGAAGGTAGGTGCTTTGGTAGAGGAGGCAAAGATAAGGTGGGGGGTTGTGTTGTCTAGATTTCAAGCTTACAGAGCTAAAGTAACTGCATTAGAGATGATACAAGGAGCAGTGCTTGAGCAGTATAGACATCTTAGGAGTTTTGGTGAAGAACTCCTAAGAAGCAATCCAGGTAGTACAGTCAAGATCAAGAGTGTTGTGGGAGCTGGTAATCCAGTGTTTGAGAGAATTTACATTTGTTTTGCTGCCTGTAAGAGAGCCTTTGCAACCTGTTGTAGACCCTTAATAGGCTTGGATGGGTGCTTTTTAAAGGGATTATATGGTGGGCAGTTATTGGCAGCTGTTGGGAAGGATGGGAATAATCAAATGATTCCCATAGCATTTGCAGTTGTAGAGGCAGAGACAAAGGATTCATGGGCTTGGTTTGTGCACCTGCTAGTTGATGACTTGAGTAGTGTGAGTCCAAATGCCTGGGCTTTTATTTCTGATCAACAAAAG GGATTGGTACCCACTTTACAAGAGCTGGATCCAAATGTGGAGCATAGACTTTGTGTAAAGCATTTATATGGGAATTGGAGGAAAAAATACCCCGGTCAAGAAATGAAAGGAGCACTTTGGGCAGCGGCTAGAGCAAGTACTGGTCCAGAGTTTGAAAGGGCTATGGATCATATGAAGACATTAAATGAGGAAGCATGGAAGGATATGATGGAGGTACCAGCCAAGATGTGGAGTAGGTTAGCTTTTAGTACTAATACAGTGTGCGATTTGCAGGTGAATAATATGTGTGAGGCCTTCAATAGGGCAATATTAGAATGGAGAGATAAGCCAATTATTACTCTAATTGAAGGCCTCAAATATTATATCACTAACAGGATAGTGAAGCAAAGAGAACTGATGTTAAAGTACAGGGGTGCAATTTGCCCTATGATCCAACAAAAGCTAGAGGTGAACAAGCAGAAGGCAGATAACTGGATACCTATGTGGAATGGAGATGGTGGTTACACTTTGTTTGAGGTTAGTAGGAGTCAAACAGACAAGCATTCTGTGAATTTAGCTACAAAGACTTGTTCTTGTAGGAGATGGGACCTAAGTGGAATTCCATGCTGCCATGCAATAACTTGTATGTGGCACAACCATGTGGCACCTGAAGAATATGTTCACCCTTGTTATAG CAAACAAAACTTCTTGGCTACTTATGATCACATTATCCTGCCATCTAATGGGCCCAAGTTGTGGCCTATTAGTCGATATCCTCCACTTGATCCACCTTTCATGAGAAGGGCACCTGGGAGGCCCAAAAAGCAGAGGAGGAAAACAAATGATGAGCCCAGAGACCCCAATAGGCTGAGGAGGTACCAGACCACAATTCAGTGTAGGAGGTGTGGTGAACCAAGGCATAACAAAAGGACTTGTACTGGTAAGCAAGCTGCTGACAAGGCTATACCAGTGGGAGGGAACAAG GATAATTCCCAGATGCTTCATCCTGAACAAAGGGCAAGTGGGAGTGGATCTGCTCAAGCAAGAAATGATGGTGCTGTTGAAACTGGTGAACAAGAACAATTGTTGACTACTAGAAGGAGAACTAGAAGAGCAAGTGGGAGTGGAGCTAATCAACAAGGGAATGATGCTGCTGTTGAAACTGGTGCACAACAACGAGGGGTGACTACTACAAAGAGAACTACAAGAGCAAGTGGGATTGGAGCTGCTAGTGAAGGAAATGGCGTTGCTGTTGATACCAATGCACATGAAGCTGCTCCAACTAGAAGGAGACCTCCAAGGGCAAGTAGAAGGAGACAACCTCAAGGTGAAGCCTCCCAAGCTGCACAACCAGTTCAAAATCATCAACCAATTCAACCTCAGCAGCCAGTTCAAGCACCATATATACTGACACAGTGCTCACAGACAGCCAGCTCAATAACAACTCATGCTCCAGGGGTAGCAAGTGGTTCTCAGGGAACTGGAAGGCCTGGGAAGAAGCAGAAGCTTGTTGTTTTAGGATGA
- the LOC130739664 gene encoding basic leucine zipper 43-like, with protein sequence MVPFPSEIRGVQYLTPENQFLAPPNFGLQQSDDIPNLYLNSLLSTLPNCQFPSLGNEFAPPNPCLSSNSTTSDEADELQFRVIDERKHRRMISNRESARRSRMRKQKHLDELWSQVVRLRTENHNLVDRLNHVSESHDRALQENARLKEETSDLRRMVADMQIGNSFACTMRDFEEIPCNTSQLKEDSSNQSIIPSDLVHE encoded by the coding sequence ATGGTTCCTTTTCCCAGTGAGATCAGAGGAGTTCAGTATCTAACACCAGAGAACCAATTCCTTGCTCCACCAAATTTTGGATTACAGCAGAGTGATGACATCCCAAACCTTTATCTTAATAGCCTCTTAAGCACCTTGCCAAACTGCCAGTTCCCATCTTTAGGCAATGAATTTGCTCCTCCTAATCCATGCCTCAGCAGCAACTCAACAACTTCTGACGAAGCAGATGAGCTTCAGTTCAGAGTAATCGACGAAAGGAAGCACCGGCGAATGATATCGAACCGAGAATCCGCCCGCAGATCAAGGATGAGGAAGCAGAAGCACTTGGATGAACTCTGGTCCCAGGTAGTCAGGCTCAGAACTGAGAATCACAACCTTGTTGATAGACTCAACCATGTGTCTGAGTCCCATGACAGAGCTCTTCAAGAGAATGCACGCCTCAAGGAAGAAACTTCTGATCTTCGCCGAATGGTAGCAGACATGCAAATTGGAAACTCTTTTGCTTGCACCATGAGAGATTTTGAGGAAATTCCATGCAACACATCTCAACTTAAAGAGGATTCCTCAAACCAATCAATCATTCCTTCAGACTTGGTTCATGAATGA
- the LOC130737044 gene encoding uncharacterized mitochondrial protein AtMg00310-like produces the protein MPAYCMSQVWMPQGVCDKLDATVRNFIWKNRDGRGIHLVGWDRIALPKRLGGIGLRKTRDHNVALLGKHVWEILVDSNKPWVQLMKARYFPNCSFLLATENQGSSVWRGFLKAREVLRPGFEFKIGNGLSSFWHTPWCTPQPLCQLVDFVHFYDVELQLKDIWDGEHWRLERLWTALPANLVAIINEVAGRINPGVADSVRWSGHITGEYSTAFGYNWIIS, from the coding sequence ATGCCAGCCTATTGTATGAGTCAGGTTTGGATGCCTCAGGGTGTGTGTGACAAACTGGATGCTACTGTCAGGAATTTTATTTGGAAAAATAGGGATGGCCGTGGTATTCACTTGGTTGGGTGGGATCGTATTGCTCTCCCAAAGAGACTTGGTGGCATAGGTTTGAGAAAAACTAGAGACCATAATGTGGCTTTATTGGGTAAGCATGTGTGGGAGATCCTTGTGGACTCTAATAAACCCTGGGTGCAACTTATGAAAGCTCGTTATTTTCCAAATTGTTCCTTTTTGCTTGCAACTGAGAACCAAGGATCGTCGGTTTGGAGGGGTTTCTTGAAGGCTAGAGAGGTGTTGCGTCCTGGCTTTGAATTTAAGATTGGTAATGGCTTGTCATCTTTCTGGCATACACCCTGGTGCACTCCTCAGCCGCTGTGTCAGCTTGTGGACTTTGTACATTTTTATGATGTAGAGCTGCAATTAAAGGATATTTGGGATGGTGAGCACTGGCGGTTGGAACGGTTATGGACGGCATTACCTGCTAACTTGGTTGCTATTATTAATGAGGTTGCTGGTAGAATCAATCCTGGAGTTGCAGATAGTGTTCGTTGGTCTGGGCACATCACAGGAGAGTATTCCACGGCTTTTGGCTATAATTGGATTATTAGCTAG